The proteins below are encoded in one region of Mycobacterium shinjukuense:
- a CDS encoding mechanosensitive ion channel domain-containing protein, whose protein sequence is MNVFGASWFYWAVGIAIGLPVGLIVLTELHRALARRGSHLARQVSLLRNYLVPLGALLLLLVKAAQIPAGDPMVRILTTVFGFLVLVLLLSGLNATVFQGAPENSWRKRLPTIFLDVARFALIGVGLAMILSYIWGVRVGGLFTALGVTSVVIGLMLQNSVGQIVSGLFMLFEQPFRIDDWLDTPTARGRVVEVNWRAVHIETGAGLRITPNSMLATTSFTNLSRPGGSHKCTITTKFAVTDPPNQVCAMLTRVASGLPHLKPAVMPTTVALGGGEYRTTVGLKSPADDGAAQATFLPWVWYAARREGLHLDEADDEFSTAERVQQALRTVVGPELRLSLVEQQALVPYARVVRYGIDEIVQDQGVVPRGMSFIIAGSVRLTATTEDGFAVAISTLGEGAFLGMTALTRQPNPARAVALEEVTVLEIDRDHLEPVVMSKPMLLQELGRLIDERQTKAQRATHRERVG, encoded by the coding sequence ATGAACGTATTTGGCGCGTCGTGGTTTTACTGGGCCGTCGGCATCGCGATCGGATTGCCCGTTGGGCTGATCGTCCTTACCGAGCTACATCGCGCACTTGCTCGCAGAGGCAGCCATCTGGCTAGACAGGTGAGCCTGCTGCGTAACTATCTCGTGCCGCTCGGCGCGTTGCTGCTGCTGCTCGTCAAGGCCGCGCAGATCCCGGCCGGTGACCCCATGGTGCGAATCCTCACCACCGTGTTCGGCTTCTTGGTGCTGGTGCTGCTGTTGTCCGGGCTCAACGCCACCGTTTTCCAGGGGGCGCCCGAAAACAGCTGGCGCAAGCGGCTGCCCACGATCTTCTTGGACGTCGCCCGGTTCGCGTTGATCGGCGTTGGCCTGGCGATGATCCTGTCCTACATCTGGGGCGTGCGGGTCGGTGGCCTATTCACCGCGCTCGGGGTGACGTCGGTGGTGATCGGCCTGATGCTGCAGAACTCCGTGGGCCAGATCGTTTCGGGCTTGTTCATGTTGTTCGAGCAGCCCTTCCGCATCGATGATTGGTTGGACACCCCCACCGCGCGCGGACGAGTCGTCGAAGTGAACTGGCGCGCCGTCCATATCGAGACCGGAGCCGGGCTGCGAATCACGCCCAACTCGATGCTGGCGACCACCTCCTTCACAAACCTCAGCCGGCCGGGAGGCTCCCACAAATGCACGATTACAACCAAATTCGCCGTCACCGATCCGCCGAATCAGGTATGCGCGATGCTGACCAGGGTTGCCAGCGGGCTACCGCATCTCAAACCCGCGGTGATGCCCACCACGGTTGCCCTGGGCGGCGGCGAGTACCGCACCACGGTCGGACTGAAGTCGCCGGCGGACGACGGCGCGGCGCAAGCAACATTTCTGCCGTGGGTGTGGTACGCGGCACGGCGCGAAGGGCTTCACCTCGACGAGGCCGATGACGAATTCTCAACGGCCGAACGCGTGCAGCAGGCCTTGCGCACGGTGGTGGGGCCCGAGCTGCGGCTCAGTCTGGTGGAGCAGCAGGCACTGGTTCCCTACGCGAGGGTGGTGCGGTACGGCATCGACGAGATCGTGCAGGACCAGGGCGTGGTGCCGAGGGGGATGAGTTTCATCATCGCTGGCAGTGTTCGGCTGACGGCGACCACCGAGGACGGCTTCGCCGTCGCGATCAGCACGCTGGGCGAGGGCGCGTTTTTGGGTATGACGGCACTGACACGTCAACCCAACCCCGCCAGGGCGGTGGCGCTGGAAGAGGTGACCGTGCTCGAGATCGATCGTGACCATCTGGAGCCGGTGGTCATGAGCAAACCAATGCTGCTGCAAGAGCTGGGTCGGCTCATCGACGAGCGCCAAACCAAGGCGCAGCGGGCAACTCATCGCGAGCGGGTTGGTTAG